One stretch of Brevibacillus laterosporus DNA includes these proteins:
- a CDS encoding thiamine pyrophosphate-dependent dehydrogenase E1 component subunit alpha, translated as MTTAWKLPEMVTEQKLVELLHQMWVIRFFDEKVDEFFAKGLIHGTTHLCVGQEATAVGAIAVLKPEDKITSTHRGHGHCIAKGADVNKMMAELFGRETGYCKGKGGSMHIADVDKGNLGANGIVGGGIPIAVGAALTSQMKKLGYVAISFFGDGASNEGSFHESVNMASIWKLPVIFFCENNQYGMSGPVTEMVNIENIADRSKAYGIPGVVVDGNDLFAVMNAVAEAAERARCGEGPTLIEAKTYRYKGHSKSDAKKYRTREEEMDWRKNRDCIKNLQEVLMEKGLLTQEQAKEIEQQAKKEIEKAVVFAEKSPMPSLDTLEEDVYA; from the coding sequence ATGACTACTGCTTGGAAATTACCTGAAATGGTTACGGAGCAAAAGTTGGTTGAATTACTACATCAAATGTGGGTGATACGCTTTTTTGATGAAAAGGTGGATGAATTTTTTGCAAAAGGATTAATTCACGGAACCACCCATCTATGTGTTGGACAAGAGGCAACGGCTGTAGGCGCAATCGCCGTGCTTAAACCGGAAGATAAAATCACTAGTACGCACCGCGGGCATGGTCACTGCATCGCAAAAGGTGCTGATGTTAACAAAATGATGGCTGAATTATTTGGTCGTGAAACGGGATATTGCAAAGGAAAAGGTGGATCGATGCATATCGCGGATGTAGATAAGGGGAATTTGGGAGCAAACGGTATTGTCGGTGGCGGTATTCCTATTGCGGTCGGAGCTGCGCTTACCTCACAAATGAAGAAGCTGGGATATGTAGCAATCAGCTTCTTTGGAGATGGGGCAAGCAATGAAGGTAGCTTCCACGAATCGGTCAATATGGCTTCCATCTGGAAATTGCCAGTCATTTTCTTCTGTGAAAATAATCAATACGGTATGTCTGGTCCTGTAACAGAAATGGTGAACATTGAAAATATTGCAGATCGGTCAAAAGCATATGGCATCCCTGGTGTAGTAGTTGATGGAAATGATCTCTTCGCGGTCATGAATGCTGTGGCTGAAGCGGCAGAACGTGCTCGGTGTGGAGAAGGGCCTACTTTAATTGAAGCCAAAACGTATCGATACAAAGGCCATTCTAAGAGCGATGCGAAAAAATATCGGACGCGTGAAGAAGAGATGGATTGGAGAAAAAATCGGGATTGTATAAAGAATTTGCAAGAAGTATTGATGGAAAAAGGTTTACTTACACAAGAACAAGCAAAAGAAATCGAACAGCAGGCCAAGAAAGAAATAGAAAAGGCAGTGGTGTTCGCTGAAAAAAGCCCGATGCCTTCTCTAGATACGTTGGAAGAAGACGTCTACGCATAA
- a CDS encoding alpha-ketoacid dehydrogenase subunit beta has product MREITYLEAVREAMSQEMRVNPDVFLMGEDIGVYGGAFGVSRGMIEEFGPERIRNTPISEAAIAGAAVGAAMTGMRPIMELQFSDFVTIAMDQLVNQAAKNRYMFGGKGKVPMVVRTPSGSGTGAAAQHTQSLEAWMAHIPGLKVVQPSTAYDVKGLLKAAMDDDNPVIFYEHKLLYKSSGNVPEESYTIPLGVADVKREGTDVTIVATAIMVHKALEAAAELEKEGISVEVIDPRTLVPLDTDTIIQSVKKTGKLIVVHEAVKFGGFGGEIASLIAESEAFDYLDAPIRRLGGKWIPMPYNPVLEKAAIPQVPDIIQAVKDTVAHR; this is encoded by the coding sequence ATGAGAGAGATTACGTATTTGGAAGCAGTCCGAGAAGCGATGAGTCAGGAGATGCGCGTCAATCCAGATGTATTTTTAATGGGAGAAGACATTGGGGTATATGGTGGAGCATTTGGTGTTTCGCGCGGCATGATTGAAGAATTTGGTCCAGAGCGAATTCGCAATACCCCGATTTCCGAAGCGGCTATTGCAGGAGCTGCGGTTGGGGCGGCAATGACGGGTATGCGCCCAATCATGGAATTGCAATTCTCCGATTTTGTAACAATTGCAATGGATCAGTTGGTGAATCAGGCTGCTAAAAACCGCTATATGTTTGGCGGTAAAGGTAAGGTTCCAATGGTCGTACGTACACCATCTGGTTCTGGAACGGGTGCAGCGGCACAGCATACGCAAAGTCTGGAAGCTTGGATGGCTCACATTCCGGGACTGAAAGTGGTGCAACCCTCAACCGCTTATGATGTAAAGGGCCTATTGAAAGCAGCGATGGATGATGATAATCCGGTTATTTTTTACGAGCATAAGCTTCTGTATAAATCATCGGGGAATGTGCCTGAAGAATCGTACACTATCCCGCTTGGCGTGGCTGATGTGAAACGCGAGGGGACGGACGTAACGATTGTTGCGACTGCAATTATGGTACACAAAGCGTTGGAAGCGGCGGCAGAATTAGAGAAGGAAGGCATCTCTGTTGAAGTCATCGACCCACGCACGTTGGTACCACTGGATACTGATACTATTATTCAATCAGTGAAGAAAACTGGGAAACTGATCGTGGTTCATGAAGCAGTTAAATTCGGCGGATTCGGTGGAGAGATTGCGAGTTTAATCGCAGAGAGTGAAGCCTTTGACTACTTAGATGCTCCTATCAGACGTTTAGGCGGTAAATGGATTCCTATGCCTTATAATCCCGTCCTAGAAAAGGCAGCGATCCCGCAAGTGCCTGACATCATACAAGCAGTCAAAGATACAGTGGCGCATCGTTAG
- a CDS encoding 2-oxo acid dehydrogenase subunit E2, which yields MATGIFMPKLSMTMETGTILQWFKKEGELVEEGDLLLEVMTDKINIEVEAYASGTLLKIYDDVNAVVPVQQIIGYIGDPDEKVPNTPPVVDAEEASADVSEADEEIQVESGASHSGVDSGKVRATPAARRLSRENQVVLHDVEGRGANGRIHAADVEAYAKGEQGPKATPLAKKIAAGTGVQLNTIQGSGANGKITKEDVLGATPNDLQSVTNSGVANGAQASQVTPSVETTRVKLEGMRKVISDRMVKSVTTAPHVTLVTEVDMSNAIQLRKSLLPIIESQTGYRLSYTEIIMKAVAMALRKHPHMNASLEGDYIVYKQEVNTGLAVSVPNGLMVPIVKHADQKGLAELTAECKVLGRLARESKLMPDQMQGGSFTISNLGMYDIDAFTPIINQPEIAILGVGRIAEKAVGVNGELKLRPMMTLSLSFDHRIVDGAPSAEFLQTIKRSLEEPYQLLV from the coding sequence ATGGCAACGGGAATCTTCATGCCTAAACTCAGCATGACAATGGAGACGGGCACCATCTTGCAATGGTTTAAAAAGGAAGGAGAACTGGTAGAAGAGGGTGATCTACTACTAGAGGTAATGACAGACAAAATTAACATCGAAGTAGAGGCTTATGCATCTGGTACGTTGTTAAAAATTTATGATGATGTGAATGCAGTTGTACCTGTGCAACAAATCATCGGCTATATCGGAGACCCAGATGAAAAGGTGCCAAATACTCCGCCAGTTGTAGATGCGGAAGAGGCTTCTGCGGACGTAAGTGAAGCTGATGAGGAAATCCAAGTCGAGTCAGGAGCTTCTCATTCCGGAGTAGATTCAGGTAAAGTGCGTGCCACACCAGCTGCTCGACGTCTTTCCAGAGAAAACCAGGTCGTATTACATGATGTAGAAGGTCGTGGAGCAAATGGCCGTATTCATGCCGCAGATGTGGAAGCATATGCTAAAGGCGAGCAAGGACCAAAAGCAACTCCTCTTGCGAAAAAAATAGCGGCAGGCACTGGTGTTCAGTTAAACACGATTCAGGGTTCGGGAGCAAATGGGAAAATTACAAAAGAGGATGTGCTCGGAGCCACTCCTAACGACTTGCAATCAGTTACAAATAGTGGTGTAGCAAACGGTGCACAAGCATCCCAAGTCACCCCATCAGTCGAAACAACACGTGTTAAATTGGAGGGTATGCGTAAAGTCATCTCCGATCGTATGGTGAAAAGTGTTACCACAGCGCCACATGTCACGTTGGTAACAGAAGTAGATATGAGCAATGCAATCCAACTACGTAAAAGCTTGCTCCCAATTATTGAGAGTCAGACGGGCTACCGGTTATCTTACACAGAAATCATCATGAAAGCAGTTGCGATGGCATTGCGTAAACATCCACATATGAATGCGTCACTGGAAGGTGACTACATTGTTTATAAACAGGAAGTGAACACTGGTCTTGCTGTCTCAGTACCAAACGGGCTGATGGTGCCAATCGTCAAACATGCTGATCAGAAAGGCTTGGCTGAATTGACAGCAGAATGTAAAGTGTTGGGGCGATTAGCTAGAGAAAGCAAGCTGATGCCTGATCAGATGCAGGGTGGATCGTTTACGATTAGTAACCTTGGGATGTACGACATTGATGCCTTTACACCAATCATTAATCAGCCAGAGATTGCCATTTTGGGGGTTGGACGTATTGCTGAGAAAGCTGTCGGAGTAAATGGAGAGTTGAAACTTCGTCCGATGATGACTTTGAGCCTCTCTTTTGACCATCGGATCGTAGATGGAGCACCATCAGCGGAATTCCTGCAAACCATAAAGCGTTCTCTGGAAGAACCATATCAGCTACTAGTCTAG
- a CDS encoding transcriptional regulator, producing the protein MKTQLMRIVKDEDPKNPLTDEEIAAKLEIRRDKCTLLRQQLHIPDSRKRRLPLLTAEMTRILKVHSQLSDRKLTGELRKIGFEISKFTVMNLRKEQQENWQELSLPSEVIISENKARPAPRRLRQFVDLVESDGFLQPFVQQVKAVILYPYQKLPILLQGEKGTGKRTVAEAAFSFAKQEKQLEQDAIFTEIDIREITEGSLFEQRIHDTLCSYKGVGGALYIREIHLLSLRSIEDMLQRIKELDSPVFVFASSTNTAGWDTPELMHRLFPIQVHLPSLASWPRQSQLRLLEDMIQQQAKQAGCSIRVDECMESKKSMSEFTTNITQLQDEIRAFVCNELVNWLVENISTVQTGEKTEHSPPASVAPESIYHWVYVRFEQMNRQGVQPELIRLRLQQECRERLRDDSSKRKSDVERARSLSIFVGEKVMQMVEQMLWIAEKHIVLDHEKLLMALALHVKGMLERYQVTEPNQIYHEDRKGEITSAFMSMEWIVAQEMVEVINRTWGISITKAETEMLARYVKHCTLVQQTTPTVGMVLVSYGSIAESMTEQLHSLFGQHHIQSVNLSVDDSEERFLSKVSTAIKRADHGMGVVVLADAGRMVGSEEIWREHVEVETLIFAPLSLPFAMEVMRRCLYAPKSLSHVAHEIVQWRMPVSPFLDEWKIAKPKALMLVCLTGEGAARQLGQIVSEHVGDRGGDLHYLFSNTHTVRSSYTKWKEEYHILAVVGTIDPLVEGLPFISLQHLIEGSGFSFLDRLLMVGDLTGGQPDIEQRPPLHMQDLFVTDLIFPDCNITSKTEAIQFLAHKLVEQGYVKPEFVQKVWEREKLGSTSLAGGIAIPHAEPAQTIKPAVAILQLVHPLEWGPGIQVDWVIMLAVNDTCQYAVEELMEALEEPANIQQITARGGEEEKWNQ; encoded by the coding sequence ATGAAGACACAGCTAATGCGGATTGTGAAGGATGAAGATCCCAAAAATCCGCTGACCGACGAAGAGATTGCCGCAAAGCTAGAAATTAGGAGAGATAAATGTACGTTATTGCGACAACAGCTTCATATCCCTGATTCCCGCAAACGAAGGTTACCATTACTGACAGCAGAAATGACTCGAATACTAAAGGTTCATTCGCAGTTATCGGATCGCAAATTAACAGGAGAATTACGCAAAATAGGATTTGAGATATCAAAGTTTACCGTGATGAACTTACGGAAAGAACAGCAAGAAAATTGGCAAGAGTTGTCCTTACCCTCAGAAGTAATTATTTCTGAAAATAAAGCACGACCTGCCCCACGAAGACTACGACAGTTCGTTGATTTGGTGGAAAGCGATGGTTTTTTACAACCATTTGTTCAACAGGTGAAAGCAGTTATTTTATATCCGTATCAAAAACTACCAATATTATTACAAGGAGAAAAGGGAACGGGAAAGCGGACCGTAGCTGAAGCAGCCTTTTCCTTTGCTAAACAAGAGAAGCAACTTGAACAAGATGCTATTTTTACAGAAATAGATATACGAGAAATAACAGAAGGATCGCTATTCGAGCAACGAATTCACGATACACTCTGTAGCTATAAAGGAGTAGGCGGGGCTCTATATATAAGAGAAATCCATCTCTTATCTCTGAGATCTATCGAAGATATGCTCCAGCGAATAAAAGAATTAGACTCACCTGTATTTGTTTTTGCTTCAAGCACGAATACCGCAGGCTGGGATACCCCTGAACTAATGCACCGCTTGTTCCCAATTCAGGTCCACTTACCATCTTTAGCCTCATGGCCGAGACAGTCGCAGTTACGTTTGCTTGAAGACATGATTCAACAGCAAGCGAAACAAGCAGGCTGTTCGATTCGTGTGGATGAATGTATGGAAAGCAAAAAATCCATGAGTGAGTTTACGACCAACATAACGCAATTACAAGATGAGATCCGAGCTTTCGTTTGTAATGAATTAGTAAATTGGTTAGTCGAAAACATATCTACTGTTCAGACCGGTGAAAAAACCGAACACAGTCCTCCGGCATCTGTAGCGCCTGAATCAATCTATCATTGGGTGTATGTTCGCTTTGAACAAATGAATCGGCAAGGGGTGCAACCAGAATTAATTAGGCTTCGATTGCAACAGGAATGTCGAGAACGATTGCGAGATGATAGCAGCAAGCGAAAATCAGATGTAGAACGTGCCCGTAGCCTAAGTATTTTTGTCGGGGAAAAGGTCATGCAAATGGTAGAGCAAATGCTATGGATTGCGGAAAAGCATATCGTGCTCGATCATGAAAAACTGTTAATGGCCTTGGCTTTACATGTTAAAGGCATGTTAGAACGCTATCAGGTGACAGAACCAAACCAGATTTATCATGAGGATCGAAAAGGTGAGATAACTTCTGCCTTCATGTCGATGGAGTGGATTGTTGCTCAAGAGATGGTTGAAGTAATAAACCGCACATGGGGAATTAGTATCACTAAGGCGGAAACGGAGATGCTGGCCCGATATGTGAAGCATTGCACCCTCGTCCAACAAACAACGCCGACAGTAGGTATGGTTTTGGTTTCATACGGTAGCATTGCTGAGAGTATGACTGAACAGTTGCACTCATTATTTGGGCAACATCATATTCAATCGGTAAACCTCTCTGTTGATGATTCGGAGGAACGTTTTTTGTCCAAAGTAAGCACTGCTATTAAACGAGCAGATCATGGCATGGGGGTTGTCGTTTTGGCAGATGCTGGTCGGATGGTAGGTAGTGAAGAGATTTGGCGTGAACATGTTGAGGTGGAAACGTTGATTTTTGCACCGCTTAGCTTGCCATTTGCCATGGAAGTTATGCGGCGATGCTTATATGCACCAAAGTCTTTGTCCCATGTAGCACATGAGATTGTACAATGGCGTATGCCTGTTTCCCCTTTTTTAGATGAGTGGAAAATAGCTAAGCCAAAAGCGCTTATGCTGGTCTGTTTAACGGGAGAAGGGGCTGCCCGGCAACTAGGGCAAATTGTGAGCGAGCATGTGGGAGATCGCGGTGGAGATTTACATTATTTGTTTTCAAATACTCATACAGTACGCTCCTCCTATACCAAGTGGAAAGAGGAGTATCACATCTTAGCCGTAGTAGGCACGATTGATCCGTTGGTAGAGGGGCTACCATTTATCTCCTTGCAACATTTGATTGAAGGAAGTGGATTTTCGTTTTTAGATCGCTTATTGATGGTGGGCGATTTGACAGGAGGACAACCAGATATTGAACAGCGCCCGCCGTTACACATGCAGGATCTATTTGTGACAGACCTTATCTTCCCTGATTGCAACATTACCAGTAAAACGGAAGCCATTCAGTTTCTTGCTCACAAGCTAGTAGAACAAGGTTATGTAAAACCTGAGTTTGTACAAAAGGTGTGGGAACGAGAAAAGCTGGGGTCAACGTCTCTAGCAGGTGGTATCGCTATCCCACATGCAGAGCCTGCTCAGACTATTAAGCCTGCCGTTGCTATCTTGCAATTGGTGCATCCTCTGGAGTGGGGACCGGGTATTCAGGTAGACTGGGTGATCATGTTAGCAGTTAATGATACATGTCAATATGCTGTGGAAGAATTAATGGAAGCATTGGAAGAACCAGCGAATATCCAGCAGATTACAGCCAGAGGTGGGGAGGAAGAGAAATGGAATCAATGA